A single window of Stigmatopora nigra isolate UIUO_SnigA chromosome 22, RoL_Snig_1.1, whole genome shotgun sequence DNA harbors:
- the LOC144215474 gene encoding homeodomain-interacting protein kinase 1-like codes for MNQTDDLKMYKGVTLGGVHTVEDVLGEGTFGVVVKCRNTETDTMVAIKVFKNKQNSVNDAKEEISILKQLWSLDPDKCNIVRWDGFFFHKENICLNFELLDQNLREFMQNHSALSVEQLRPVVHQLATALSHMSKMGLVHADIKPENIMVVDRHLQPLKVKLADFGLAKNVLDIAPGDCVQTLWYRAPEVILGIPFNETVDVWSLGLVAVELATGQPLYPGRTEYEILNFVTNTQGQPADSVLDRGKEVSQYFHKECNGVQRWRLKSPEQFAKDTGCQPKGGRSLILTSLDELKLVMVDVVGQKRTEQLFVRLVKKMLDLDPNLRVNSQKVLLHPFFHCCLSCSCQSDNSTDIVSDAETQVNPRGQSSVRHSFLPETPLTQNDLASSEDLRDNPVGSKTHEKKGSCLGRLSKKIVAALRKITSVFTKIKLFNNTNIS; via the coding sequence ATGACTTAAAGATGTACAAAGGGGTGACACTGGGTGGAGTGCATACCGTGGAGGATGTACTTGGCGAGGGTACCTTTGGTGTGGTGGTCAAATGTCGCAATACAGAGACAGACACTATGGTGGCCATCAAGGTTTTTAAGAACAAACAGAACTCTGTCAATGATGCCAAGGAAGAGATCTCTATCCTGAAGCAATTGTGGAGTCTGGATCCTGATAAGTGCAACATTGTCCGATGGGACGGCTTTTTCTTCCACAAGGAGAACATCTGCCTGAATTTTGAACTCTTGGATCAGAACCTGAGGGAGTTCATGCAAAATCACAGTGCACTCTCAGTCGAACAACTGAGGCCCGTTGTCCACCAATTGGCTACGGCACTCTCTCACATGAGCAAGATGGGGCTCGTCCACGCTGATATCAAACCTGAGAACATCATGGTGGTGGATCGCCATCTCCAGCCTCTCAAAGTCAAGCTTGCCGACTTCGGCTTGGCCAAAAATGTGTTGGACATTGCACCAGGAGATTGTGTGCAGACATTGTGGTACCGAGCACCCGAAGTCATTCTGGGGATTCCATTCAACGAGACAGTGGACGTGTGGTCGTTGGGACTGGTTGCCGTGGAGCTTGCCACGGGCCAGCCGTTATATCCCGGGAGGACAGAGTACGAAATTTTGAACTTTGTCACCAACACTCAGGGACAGCCGGCGGATTCCGTGCTGGACCGCGGAAAGGAAGTGAGCCAATATTTCCACAAAGAGTGCAATGGGGTACAGAGGTGGAGGCTCAAATCACCCGAGCAGTTTGCCAAGGACACAGGATGTCAGCCCAAAGGTGGGCGATCACTCATACTCACCTCCCTGGATGAGTTGAAACTGGTTATGGTGGATGTCGTAGGACAAAAACGTACCGAGCAGCTCTTTGTCCGCCTTGTGAAAAAGATGTTGGACCTGGATCCTAATCTGAGAGTCAACTCCCAGAAGGTTCTGCTGCACCCATTTTTTCATTGCTGCCTTTCTTGCAGTTGCCAGTCTGACAACTCCACGGACATAGTGTCTGATGCAGAGACCCAAGTAAACCCACGAGGGCAATCATCCGTGAGACACTCCTTTCTTCCCGAAACACCCCTGACCCAAAATGATCTAGCCTCGTCGGAGGATTTGAGGGACAATCCGGTTGGGTctaaaacacatgaaaaaaaggggtcttgcctgggaaggtTGTCCAAAAAGATTGTAGCAGCCTTACGGAAGATCACTTCAGTTTTTACAAAGATCAAACTCTTTAACAACACGAACATTTCCTAA